Sequence from the Polypterus senegalus isolate Bchr_013 chromosome 3, ASM1683550v1, whole genome shotgun sequence genome:
TCTTTCTGAGATTTTTGGATACAAAAGGCTTGGTATGTTATAAGtgatacaaatgaaaataatgaactgtagagtaactttttaaaattttacttatcTATCAGTTTTATACATACTTTGTagtcagttgatttttttttctgtgttacctTTTATTTTAGTCAGTGTCATCTTAAAAGCATATGGTGTGAAATAATTGTGAAGTTATATGTATtctgttttaatgtgtttaaGGTAAATCAGGATTTCAGTCTTTTATTTGGCTCTGACACATCTTCCAAATTGCTTGAGAAGTGGGATACCTGCTTTAAGTTTAAGATTATTAAAGAAGCGAGATCTCTGACAGGTCAGATGGCTGATTTGAATATTCTGCTGAAGTGTGCAGAATCTACCTTTGATTTTGAAGATCACGAATCATCAGGATTTATTGGTGAGTAGATGAATGAATAATGATTAGTGAAATGCTGGGGTGCTGTAGCAAACATCACCCCAACATCTGGAAATTAACCAAAGTATTCACTTTAAACATGTTTAATACCCAGATTGATATACTTGAGCATTCATGTTTTTACTCTGGTATTTTTAAGAAACTAATAGTGTGAATTTTAAAACTCCATAGGTTGGGATGCAGACATGGCCTCAATTTTATTATTAGTCTATCTTTTGCCACCaccggctggaggaaaaaaagtgCCAAAAATCACCTCTAGTGGGGCTGTTGACCATATGGTACAGTTTCATAaggtattttctatttttatattaatgaacTGTAAtgcattatgtttattattaagtTAAACACAGTTAAACAATAATTGcttctatttttttctgtcagtCATGCTGCAGTATTGATGAACACCACAGCCAAAATGAAGGTCGGCAGCCTTACCTTCTGGCAGTAGGAACAACGAAGGCCAAGATTCATGACTTTTATATTGTCCTGGACAAACAGCTTATACCATGTCAGGCAAGAAGTTCTTTGGGAGCATTCGATGAGCTTTTTAAAGCTCATTTTGTATTCAGTATTTCCTATGATAAGGCCTTAATCAATGTATATACATTCTTGCAAACAACTGTTTACAACATTGATATTGGACATGTGAGGGAATCACCAAGGGTTAAAGAATTAAGAgcaaaaatattgaataattaaacTAATTGATTGCTGTTCAGTCATCATAATGACAAATATGTTAAAGTGTTTTTCATGCTTGTTGTCATATGCAGATAGCAATGCATTAATTAGGCATTTGAAAATAGCTCATGGATATTACCCTGGTAAAAAGTTAAGACTTACTTGTGCTCAAGAAGGATGCTCTCGGATATTTTACTCATATGCCGGATTTAGAAAACATCTCAATGTCGCCCATGTAAATGATACAAGACAATATGTTTACCCTGAAATTACACACCCATTGAATTCTTCTGAAGAAAACCAATGTGTTTGCTCAGaaattacaaatgtatttaattcTCCCGACAAGCATGATGCAAGCATAAACACTAATATT
This genomic interval carries:
- the LOC120525310 gene encoding uncharacterized protein LOC120525310 gives rise to the protein MRKTFQYRQQLVHNPEKMTSVLSVFLRFLDTKGLVNQDFSLLFGSDTSSKLLEKWDTCFKFKIIKEARSLTGQMADLNILLKCAESTFDFEDHESSGFIGWDADMASILLLVYLLPPPAGGKKVPKITSSGAVDHMVQFHKSCCSIDEHHSQNEGRQPYLLAVGTTKAKIHDFYIVLDKQLIPCQARSSLGAFDELFKAHFVFSISYDKALINVYTFLQTTVYNIDIGHVRESPRVKELRAKILNN